CTGGGCTTTTCACAAAGGTCCCAACTAAGCCCTCTAACCATTCCAAGTTTACAGGCAAGTTTCtattactttttttctttttctttttttgtttgtttgttcgtTTTAGCCCTCCCCATGAATTTTCTTCTTGTCTCACTTTTTTGGCGACTCGAACTCCCGGGTTGGAGGTGAAACATACTTATCATCTGAGTAACCCTCTTGTCAATTTACAGGCAAGTGTGGTAGGCCCAGGTGCATCAGTTGCCATATTCATCTAGCTGGAAAATCAAAGGACAAAACTAAAGGCACTCAAAAGTTAAAGAGACGTGGCGATGTCGTGTCGTTGGTTACGTGGAGGGTTGTTGATGCTAGGCCTGGGTTGAATTTTTCTGGGTTTTCGGCTACTGGGCTTTTGGATCATTTGGATAATACTGATTATTATTCTTATTACATGGATAATCATTATGATCATGGAATTTACTATGATGCCCCTGCTGAGATTGATGATTGTGAAGATAATGgggttgatgatgatgatgatggtgaagaagaaaaaatGAGTTTCATTGAGGTGGGATTTTTGTGGGAAAATGTTGAAGAAGATGGAGATTGGTGTGTTGTTGAAAGAATCTAATTCGGTTCCTTTCAATTCTATGTAATTTGTATTTACTATTTAAAAAATGTACATTTCTGTAATTGTATTTACTGTCAAATATATTGTAACATTGATATGGCATTAGTTTGTGTGAAAATTGCAGTTTCTTGAAATATGCATTCACCTTAATTGTTAGAAAAAAAAGACAATTTGATGCTTCAGCTTTAGAAGGGAATCGACTGAATTCATGCGTCCTAGTACTTTTTATTTAGTAGTAATATATAATTAATTCATTCATTGTTAAAAATGTTTTAATATAAACTTTAGTGAATCCATCTGTTGATATAGATTTAGAAACATGTTATACGAGATTTTTCATTTCAGTTGTAGAAAGTTGTAACCAAGGGCGAGGGAGGAAGGGTCAAGGGGTTCATTTGAACCGAATCCTCTTATGCGAAAAATTACATTgtttatacatatttaaaattatttttatggaTAGATAttagacgttgaaccccctttAGCTTATTCGTGtatttactttttcatattttaaatCCACTTAGTGAATATTTTGGCTCGTGGTAACCATATCTCTGGCTACACCTTTTGTTGACTAAATATCCGCCTAAAATCTGCCAATATTTTTAGTCAATGACTTAAAGTTTCAGTTTCATTCAGAAACAGAAATACAAATCTCCAACTATAAAGTATTTTTGGTTTATCTATGTGCGGTTAAAACTTTATTACACTATCAATTTAAGTAGACTTTCCTTTCAGAAACATCCGAAAAATAAGTACAATCTGATTTAGTTCCAAATTAGGCATCCTATTTTCTAGCTACCAATTTTATAGGGAATTCTACATAGCATAACTAACTCtactacatatttatatatagtagctatagtttaaaataattacattcCATAGCTAAAAGTTGTATGTTAATGACACTTATTAGCAATTAAGGTAAAAATACAGAActctctcctcctcctcctcctcctcctcctcctctctctAACGTCTACAACTCTCTCTCtgtctgtctctctctctctctctaacgtcCCTTCTGCTCTCTCTTCCATTTTCTCTCTCCTTACCGCCACCACCATGGCCGACGTCACCACCATCCTCAGCTCCTTCCCCTTCTTATCGATCTCAAGAAATAAGGATGGAGGAAAAAGAAACAGAAGTTGGGGAAACTTACCAGAACATCGATCTCAAGAAATAAGGATGGAGGAAAAAGAAACAGAAGTTGGGGAAGCTTACCAGAACATGGAGAAGAGCAAAATGAGCCATTATGTATCAATTAAAAATGGTCGAATTAAGACACACCACCTCATTTTTCCTCCAGATCTGTCACCACCATCGGCACTGCTCCTTCCCCTTCTTTCTTCGGTCATCATCTTCTCCAGATCtgttgaattttattttttgtattcagtatttgagtgtattcgttagtTGTTGTTGAGTGTATTCGTTAGTTGTTGTtgaatacagtgaattttgaagtgtatacaaatgaatatagtgaaatttatttctttgtattcagttttttagtgtattcattaatttttttagtgcaaaattctgtgttttggggtgtattttgaaggatttttttttttttttttgtatacaatcGGTTTTaaatacaatgtaaaagtagctatagatgaatacatttgacatgaatacagttgagttaaatacatatgacttgaatacagtgaaaataaattttgaaatttttttattcgctgtattcatgaatacagctaggCCGTTTTATGAATACAGCGAGTCATTTTTTGAATACAGCGGGGTAACTGTAACTACGAAATGTAAATATTAAAACTATAGCTATAGTAAAATTTAAACCCCAAAATATAGTCATTTACGTAAAACTCCTTTTTATATACTGAACATTACAATAACGTAAAAATATGGATGATGGGAGAAAGGGTTATGAATATGGACGAAATATGGGGCACATTCATTAGAAGTAAATGTTTTGGGTAATCCTAAAACGTGACTCTTCCAACTGCAATTCTTGGGACTAGCATCTCAATCCTCTCTGTCACCATCAAAATTGTTGATGACATCCCATACTCTCGTCTTATATATATCCTATAAACAAATAGCAATAGGTCATCAAGCAGAAAAACCCAAAAGCTTGTTTTTTTATGGCTTCTTGGAATTCAGTTCCGCTGGAAGTGTTGTACAATGTTTTGGGATGGGTTGCGTTTGTCTCGTGGTCCATTAGCTTTTATCCTCAGGTCATTTTGAATTTTCGTAGGAAAAGGTAATTTTGTGCTTTTCTTCTTCTCCCTGATTAATTTTAAAATTCTTTTATTCTTGGTTGCATTCAGTTTCTgactatttttcttctttttttagtgTGGTGGGGTTGAATTTCGATTTCGTGGTGTTGAATTTGACGAAGCACTCGTCTTATCTCATCTACAATGCTTCCATGTTCTTTAGTTCTGCTGTTCAATGGCAATATCGTCATCGATATGGCAATAACGAGGTTAATTAACACCCCCACCTTCCAATCATTTTCATATGCTTGTGTTTGATACTATGTTGAATTACCTTAACTGTGACACTGTTGCTGAGTTATAATTTATTATATTTAATCGGTTACAAAAACTGAATTGGTCTTTGTAATATTTGGCTAAACACATTGAgctattaattaattaaaaagatgGCATTTTTTAGTCTTTTTGTATAGAAAATACTTTGTTAAGCCAAAATAGTTTATGTACTATATTAACATTGACCAAAATATGGAGTAACAATATAAAATTTAAGTAATACATAAATTTCTAAAGATTCACAAGGTGCACAATTTAACTAATTCATTAAAGGCTTAATGTCAAGTTTCCCTTCTACTTTATTTCTTTGTTTTAAATGGAACTCAATGGCTTTTTTGCTGATTAACCTTCCTTGTTTAACTTCAGATGATACCTGTAGCTGCCAATGATGTGGCTTTCTCTACCCATGCTGTTCTTTTAACAGCGTTTACCTTGTTTCAGATTTCTATTTATGATGTAAGTGTAACTTTCTGGTTTACTCTTTTCAGCTCAaatgtattttatttttggttCTAATAAACATGTATTTCTTTTCAGCGTGGAAACCAGAAGGTCTCGAAAATTGCTTTAGCAATTGTATCTGTTGCTTGGTTAAGTGTTGCTATTTGTGTGTTTGTGGCTTTTCCTAAGCATTCCTGGCTATGGCTAGTGTCCTGCTTCAAGTAAGACACCTTCTTTTTAATCCACAATTGCTTGTACTTAACATTCATTTTTCATGTTTAAAATTTTCATAAGCTCTGTACTAAAAAGTTAATTGATCGATTattactagttttttttttttt
Above is a genomic segment from Lycium barbarum isolate Lr01 chromosome 12, ASM1917538v2, whole genome shotgun sequence containing:
- the LOC132622260 gene encoding uncharacterized protein LOC132622260, translated to MKREGRQHGMVRTYPILPSPWNPKPEVRYINKSNSPPTAGLFTKVPTKPSNHSKFTGKCGRPRCISCHIHLAGKSKDKTKGTQKLKRRGDVVSLVTWRVVDARPGLNFSGFSATGLLDHLDNTDYYSYYMDNHYDHGIYYDAPAEIDDCEDNGVDDDDDGEEEKMSFIEVGFLWENVEEDGDWCVVERI
- the LOC132623201 gene encoding cystinosin homolog — its product is MASWNSVPLEVLYNVLGWVAFVSWSISFYPQVILNFRRKSVVGLNFDFVVLNLTKHSSYLIYNASMFFSSAVQWQYRHRYGNNEMIPVAANDVAFSTHAVLLTAFTLFQISIYDRGNQKVSKIALAIVSVAWLSVAICVFVAFPKHSWLWLVSCFNTLQVVMTVTKYIPQAVMNFRRKSTIGFSIGNILLDLFGGVTNYGQMAVQSIDQNSWVNFYGNIGKTLLSLVSIFFDFLFIVQHYVLYPSRKEVASPNVDVAWMTRTQKKKRTCPQLTNQNTLLPKFSHLQSSINSYI